The window GAACGGGGGCGCCGCGCGAGGGGCGCTACTCGTCGATATCGGGGTCGTCGGGAGACGCGGCGTCGTCGTCTTCGTCGCCCGCGTCGATCTCGACCGGGTCGTTCTCGCGCTTGGGGACGAGGATGCGGACGGTCCCGTTCTCGGTGAGCGTCGCCTCGGCGGCGTCGACGTCGACGCCGGCGTCCTCCGGGAGCGCGACCTCGCCGGACAGCGAGAGCCCGCGGCCGGGGACGTGGGTCTCGAAGCCCTCCTGGAACTCGCGGAAGCGGTCGATGCGGACCGCGACGACGTTGCCCTCGTAGCGGACCTGCACGTCCGCTCCCTCGGCACCGGGCGCGTCGAAGACGACGAGGTAG of the Haloglomus salinum genome contains:
- a CDS encoding Hsp20/alpha crystallin family protein; translation: MSDADDFDDDFDESFEEAFDEEFETADSGSDSGSGIDLPSLREVGESVGEAVLDGIGRASARVQERRPLAADLLESDDAYLVVFDAPGAEGADVQVRYEGNVVAVRIDRFREFQEGFETHVPGRGLSLSGEVALPEDAGVDVDAAEATLTENGTVRILVPKRENDPVEIDAGDEDDDAASPDDPDIDE